A genomic stretch from Anaerosporomusa subterranea includes:
- the dctP gene encoding TRAP transporter substrate-binding protein DctP, protein MQKSKLFNKLLLLLLVLLFISGCGNKAEDYRITNQNKIILRLAETRSPNYPSSQGAKEFAKLVEQKSAGRIKVMVYDSGRLGDEISVIEQVQFGGIDLARVSVASLVRYSPKAKIMTLPYVFKNSVHMWQVLSGPVGNDLIESLLKEKITCLTWYEAGTQGFYNSKRPINSIDDIKGLKINAQQSQVSIDWYLYLGASLVSTKASDLYSALQVRSIDGVEDNIIAYYLSRHYEVAPFFTYDEHARIPDMIIASRGTMLHLSQNDRAIIEQAAKESAIKQKQAWYEMEKEVLKHLHDLGVNIVYTNYQSSESFLSAVEPIYNSFKKEDLATIVNLN, encoded by the coding sequence ATGCAGAAGTCGAAACTATTTAATAAATTATTGTTACTGCTGCTAGTTTTATTATTTATTTCCGGCTGTGGCAATAAGGCTGAAGACTATCGTATAACGAATCAAAACAAAATTATTTTGCGGCTGGCCGAAACCCGATCGCCTAATTATCCTTCCAGTCAGGGGGCAAAAGAATTTGCCAAGTTGGTCGAACAAAAATCGGCAGGAAGAATAAAGGTTATGGTTTATGATTCCGGCAGACTTGGCGATGAGATAAGTGTAATAGAACAGGTTCAGTTTGGCGGAATTGATTTAGCGAGAGTAAGTGTGGCCTCATTAGTCAGATATTCACCTAAAGCAAAAATTATGACCCTGCCTTACGTATTCAAAAACTCAGTGCACATGTGGCAGGTGCTGAGTGGTCCGGTAGGGAATGACCTTATCGAAAGCTTGCTTAAGGAAAAAATCACCTGCCTAACCTGGTATGAAGCAGGTACCCAAGGGTTCTACAATTCAAAACGGCCAATTAACAGTATTGATGATATAAAAGGGTTAAAAATAAACGCTCAACAATCGCAAGTAAGCATAGATTGGTATTTGTATCTAGGGGCATCGCTAGTTTCAACTAAAGCAAGTGATCTATACAGTGCACTCCAGGTACGCAGTATAGATGGGGTAGAGGATAATATTATTGCCTATTATCTTTCTAGACATTATGAGGTGGCGCCATTTTTTACTTATGATGAACATGCAAGAATACCCGATATGATTATTGCCAGCAGGGGAACTATGCTGCATCTGTCACAAAACGATCGCGCCATTATTGAGCAGGCCGCAAAAGAATCGGCCATTAAACAAAAGCAAGCATGGTATGAAATGGAAAAAGAGGTATTGAAACATTTACATGATTTAGGTGTAAACATTGTTTATACAAATTACCAAAGTAGTGAAAGTTTCTTATCGGCAGTCGAACCCATTTACAACAGCTTTAAAAAAGAGGATCTAGCGACAATTGTTAATTTAAACTAA
- a CDS encoding sensor histidine kinase yields the protein MLINLKKYWYNASIRKKLLLFLGAVILCISTFSIQLLIITYSYINNFGGSINEYFKINMLQQNNVRNEQFITKYFDDLQMDNLAAFNQSVDSFYVTLQEINNNSHSLEAYLLIRSIQNSFDSYSEESSAAIRMQRDGNKDFTTHYYKAYRINHYIDSYLSQLLELSLREGNTVYDHMVRDAKVIILVYALFILLFLLLCLVLIFALSNYLTKPIEHLAKLSLQMSEGKLNIETMAVPSHDEVGTLTQAFNVMSSSIRKLVSDLQAKSVIEARLHREEIKNVKNRELLKEARFLALQSQINPHFLFNTLNTVSRVVTLDRSADAIKLINSLAGILRYTMGDNKAHATLQEELEIIEQYVQIQQYRFGDRLKVDIDCKGIETGMVTIPRFTLQPIVENSIIHGLEPKVEGGHLRIKAYIDKDNLMIKIIDNGVGIHKGKIKFILQRKSKEKAGGIKSIGLSNVINRLISFCGHKDCYTIKSKQGLGTIVIIKVPIKPIKR from the coding sequence ATGTTGATCAATTTAAAAAAATATTGGTATAACGCTTCGATAAGAAAAAAGCTTCTATTATTTCTCGGGGCGGTAATTTTATGCATAAGCACTTTCAGTATTCAATTACTGATTATTACCTACAGTTATATAAATAATTTTGGTGGAAGTATTAATGAGTATTTTAAAATAAACATGCTGCAACAGAATAATGTCAGAAATGAGCAATTTATCACAAAGTATTTTGATGATTTGCAGATGGATAATCTTGCCGCGTTTAATCAAAGCGTGGATTCTTTTTATGTGACCTTGCAGGAGATAAACAACAATTCACATAGCCTTGAAGCTTATCTTCTCATTCGTTCAATTCAGAATTCCTTTGATTCCTATTCGGAGGAAAGCAGTGCCGCAATTAGAATGCAACGGGATGGCAATAAGGATTTTACTACTCATTACTATAAAGCATACCGTATCAACCATTATATTGACTCTTATCTGTCACAGTTATTGGAGTTAAGTCTGCGGGAAGGTAATACAGTATACGACCATATGGTTAGGGATGCCAAAGTTATTATACTCGTATATGCACTGTTTATTCTGCTATTCTTATTACTTTGCTTAGTATTAATCTTTGCCTTATCTAATTACTTGACCAAGCCAATTGAACATCTTGCTAAGCTTTCGCTGCAAATGTCTGAAGGTAAATTAAATATTGAAACAATGGCAGTTCCTTCGCATGACGAGGTCGGCACACTGACGCAAGCCTTTAACGTAATGAGCAGCAGTATTAGAAAGCTTGTAAGTGACTTGCAGGCAAAGTCAGTTATTGAAGCAAGGCTTCACAGGGAGGAAATAAAAAATGTTAAGAACAGGGAACTGCTAAAGGAGGCCAGGTTTTTGGCTCTCCAGTCACAAATCAATCCGCATTTTTTATTCAATACCTTAAATACCGTGTCTAGGGTAGTAACCCTCGATCGCTCGGCAGACGCTATCAAGCTTATCAATTCACTGGCAGGCATTTTACGATATACTATGGGTGACAATAAAGCCCATGCTACCCTGCAGGAAGAACTTGAGATAATTGAGCAGTATGTCCAAATACAGCAATATCGTTTTGGCGACAGGTTGAAGGTAGACATAGATTGTAAGGGGATAGAAACAGGGATGGTAACAATTCCCCGGTTTACGCTGCAGCCTATTGTTGAAAATTCCATCATTCATGGTCTTGAGCCAAAGGTGGAAGGAGGGCATTTGCGGATTAAGGCTTATATCGATAAGGATAATTTAATGATTAAAATTATTGATAATGGTGTTGGCATTCATAAGGGGAAAATAAAATTTATTCTACAGAGGAAAAGCAAGGAGAAAGCAGGAGGCATCAAATCGATTGGTTTATCAAATGTCATCAATAGGTTGATCAGCTTCTGCGGCCATAAGGACTGTTATACTATAAAAAGCAAGCAGGGTTTAGGAACAATTGTTATCATAAAGGTGCCAATTAAGCCAATAAAGAGGTAG
- a CDS encoding response regulator: MYKLLVVDDEAIEREAIQYFIQQAGLKFEAVEEATNGIEAVSKAAALEPQIIIMDIRMPGKDGLEAAKEIRQFNSDCKIIFLTAFSEFEYAQKAIKVKAEDFIIKPADSETFLRVLNNVITDLDRGKAAVEAVALELPENFHDGTGTEVMVNGPNGLLVDRVCKYIDQNYSKCIKLDELCDMVGFSKYYLSRIFKQYKNMNLVDYIAFRRIEKTKEILKDPRVSIKEISSLVGYNDPNYLTNVFKKWEGISPTEYRNKLCR; this comes from the coding sequence ATGTATAAATTGCTTGTTGTTGATGATGAAGCTATTGAAAGGGAAGCAATACAATATTTTATCCAGCAGGCCGGTTTAAAATTTGAGGCTGTGGAAGAGGCGACTAATGGCATTGAGGCAGTTTCTAAGGCGGCGGCATTAGAGCCGCAAATAATCATTATGGATATCAGAATGCCTGGCAAGGATGGACTGGAAGCGGCCAAGGAAATACGGCAATTTAACTCTGACTGTAAGATTATATTTTTGACAGCCTTTAGCGAATTTGAATATGCGCAAAAGGCCATAAAGGTTAAGGCCGAGGATTTCATTATTAAACCTGCTGACAGCGAAACGTTCTTGAGGGTTTTGAATAACGTCATAACAGACTTAGACCGGGGCAAAGCTGCTGTAGAGGCTGTTGCCTTAGAGCTACCCGAGAATTTTCACGATGGGACAGGAACGGAAGTCATGGTAAATGGACCAAACGGGTTGTTGGTTGATAGAGTATGTAAATATATTGATCAAAACTATAGCAAGTGTATAAAACTTGATGAATTGTGCGATATGGTGGGCTTTAGTAAGTACTATTTAAGTAGAATTTTTAAGCAATATAAAAACATGAACTTAGTAGACTATATTGCTTTTCGACGTATTGAAAAAACTAAGGAAATACTGAAAGATCCCAGGGTCAGCATCAAGGAAATCAGTTCCTTAGTCGGTTACAATGACCCTAACTATCTTACAAATGTTTTTAAAAAATGGGAGGGTATTTCTCCTACTGAATATAGAAATAAACTATGCCGTTAG
- a CDS encoding DctP family TRAP transporter solute-binding subunit, with protein sequence MKKILSLALVVCMVSVFMVGCSKEKGASSQSGKAKVMKVTSVNQKDRALSIGLEKFAEIVNKEAGGSLKVEVYHDSVLGGERQILEGIQMGTIQGGLVSTAITGTIIPHMSAFELPFLFKDKATAFKVLDGPIGQDILKELPAKKIIGFGYWDSGFRHLSNSTREVKTLEAMSGLKVRTMESKVHVSTWKTLGVNPTPMAFNQLYSALEQKVVDGQENPAVIIKTNKINEVQKYLTTTGHVYSSSPFMVSKSFWDSLTDKEKDIITKAEKEVRAFERDLNDKQDAQCLVDLAKSGMNVTDLNPGEKEKIVAKLQPVYKEFAASIGEDFVNQLLAAVK encoded by the coding sequence TTGAAAAAAATACTATCTTTAGCTCTTGTTGTATGTATGGTTTCGGTGTTTATGGTTGGTTGTTCCAAAGAGAAAGGTGCTAGTTCTCAGAGCGGCAAAGCAAAAGTAATGAAAGTAACATCAGTTAATCAAAAAGACAGGGCGCTTTCGATAGGACTCGAGAAATTTGCCGAAATTGTTAATAAAGAGGCAGGCGGATCATTGAAGGTAGAAGTTTATCACGATTCTGTACTGGGCGGCGAACGTCAAATTCTTGAAGGCATCCAGATGGGTACAATTCAAGGCGGTTTAGTATCTACGGCGATTACCGGGACAATAATCCCTCACATGTCTGCTTTTGAATTGCCTTTCTTGTTTAAAGATAAAGCAACTGCATTTAAGGTGTTAGATGGTCCTATTGGTCAAGACATATTGAAAGAATTGCCTGCCAAAAAAATTATTGGTTTTGGCTATTGGGATAGCGGTTTTAGACACCTGAGTAACAGTACGAGAGAAGTAAAAACCCTGGAAGCTATGTCTGGTTTAAAGGTTAGAACAATGGAAAGCAAAGTTCATGTTTCAACATGGAAAACTCTCGGGGTTAATCCGACCCCGATGGCCTTTAATCAGTTGTATTCAGCTTTAGAGCAAAAGGTTGTTGATGGACAGGAAAATCCCGCTGTAATCATTAAAACCAACAAGATCAATGAAGTGCAAAAATACCTGACCACAACCGGACATGTGTACAGTTCCAGCCCATTCATGGTTAGCAAAAGTTTCTGGGATAGCCTGACAGATAAAGAAAAAGATATTATCACTAAAGCAGAAAAAGAAGTTAGAGCGTTTGAGAGAGATTTAAATGACAAACAAGATGCTCAATGTTTAGTCGATCTTGCTAAGAGTGGCATGAATGTAACAGATTTGAATCCTGGCGAAAAAGAAAAAATTGTTGCCAAATTACAACCAGTTTATAAAGAGTTTGCCGCATCTATTGGTGAAGATTTCGTTAATCAGTTATTGGCGGCTGTGAAATAA
- a CDS encoding TRAP transporter small permease has product MKKMEKIESLFGNMMAACLSLMGILVFANVVMRYFFNSGIPWGEELARFLFVWVIFLGSINALRKNNHLGFSSLVQVMPTIIKKICYLASCILMIVCLWQLFEGSIEMTLMTVDSLAPATGIPMAFMYGVGIITSVSMSIIVCYNLYRALFVKGAIDQLVVMKESEDEVKL; this is encoded by the coding sequence ATGAAGAAAATGGAAAAAATTGAGTCGCTTTTTGGCAACATGATGGCGGCATGTCTATCGCTGATGGGTATTCTAGTCTTTGCCAATGTTGTAATGCGGTATTTTTTTAATTCAGGGATTCCCTGGGGCGAGGAACTTGCCCGGTTCCTATTTGTCTGGGTTATTTTTTTGGGATCTATCAACGCTTTGCGTAAGAATAATCATCTAGGCTTTAGTTCACTTGTACAGGTAATGCCAACAATAATTAAAAAGATTTGTTATCTTGCTAGCTGTATTTTAATGATTGTTTGTTTATGGCAACTCTTTGAGGGAAGTATCGAGATGACTCTTATGACTGTAGATAGTTTGGCGCCAGCAACTGGAATTCCCATGGCCTTTATGTACGGCGTTGGTATCATAACCAGTGTTAGTATGTCCATTATCGTTTGTTACAACCTTTATCGTGCCTTGTTTGTCAAAGGTGCTATTGACCAGCTGGTAGTGATGAAGGAATCTGAAGACGAAGTAAAACTGTAA
- a CDS encoding TRAP transporter large permease, with translation MTVAIFIGSLCGAMALGMPIAFALLVCGMALMLHLGLFDPRILTQNLIIGADNFALMAIPFFILVGELMNAGGISKRIINFGIALVGHIRGGLGFVAILTAFIFAGLSGSAIADTAALAAIMVPMMADAGYTKSGSAALIGAGSIVAPILPPSIQFIIFGSISGVSVMKLFMAGIVPGVVIAVSLAIAWGYMARKRDVKVFPRKSFKEILIAVKDASWALFLPILIIVCIKGGVVTPTEAAVGAVAYTLFLCFVVYRTVTVKQLWSAIISTCETTSVILFLIAAAMVSSWLIAAANIPQMVTEMLSGYTENQLMLMVVINILVFVVGTAMDITPTVLILTPVLMPLIIKAGIDPVYFGVVFILNNAIGLITPPVGTVLNAACGAGKVSMDDLMKDIMPYLLVEVVVLILLILFPQIVLVPMKYLIGG, from the coding sequence ATGACAGTAGCAATATTTATCGGCTCATTGTGTGGCGCCATGGCTCTTGGTATGCCGATCGCTTTTGCCCTGCTGGTATGCGGTATGGCTTTAATGTTGCATCTTGGCCTATTTGACCCTCGTATATTGACACAAAATTTGATCATTGGTGCTGATAATTTTGCGCTAATGGCCATTCCTTTCTTTATTCTTGTCGGCGAGCTGATGAATGCCGGTGGAATTTCTAAACGAATTATTAACTTTGGCATAGCGCTTGTTGGTCATATTCGCGGTGGCTTGGGATTTGTAGCCATTTTAACGGCCTTTATCTTCGCCGGTTTGTCCGGTTCGGCTATTGCTGATACGGCAGCGCTTGCCGCTATTATGGTACCGATGATGGCTGATGCCGGTTACACAAAAAGCGGTTCAGCAGCCTTGATTGGTGCAGGCTCGATTGTTGCGCCCATTTTGCCGCCAAGTATTCAGTTTATTATCTTTGGTTCAATCAGTGGCGTGTCTGTTATGAAACTGTTTATGGCTGGTATTGTACCAGGTGTAGTTATCGCGGTGAGTCTGGCGATTGCCTGGGGGTATATGGCTCGCAAGCGAGACGTAAAAGTATTTCCCCGCAAATCGTTTAAAGAAATTCTTATTGCGGTTAAAGATGCTAGCTGGGCATTGTTTTTACCGATTTTGATCATTGTCTGTATCAAGGGCGGTGTGGTTACACCTACAGAAGCAGCTGTCGGTGCTGTTGCGTACACCTTGTTTCTTTGCTTTGTTGTCTATCGCACTGTTACGGTAAAACAATTATGGAGTGCTATTATATCGACATGTGAAACCACCAGTGTTATCCTGTTTCTTATCGCTGCGGCGATGGTGTCATCCTGGCTGATTGCGGCTGCTAATATTCCGCAAATGGTTACTGAGATGCTTTCAGGATATACGGAAAACCAATTGATGCTCATGGTAGTTATTAATATTTTAGTGTTTGTTGTAGGTACCGCTATGGACATAACGCCTACTGTGCTGATTTTAACACCAGTATTAATGCCGCTGATTATTAAGGCAGGAATTGATCCGGTTTATTTTGGTGTGGTATTTATTTTGAACAATGCTATCGGTCTGATAACGCCGCCTGTAGGTACGGTGCTTAATGCCGCCTGCGGTGCCGGTAAGGTGTCGATGGATGATTTGATGAAAGACATTATGCCATATTTACTGGTTGAGGTAGTAGTGCTTATTCTGCTTATACTCTTCCCGCAAATCGTTCTCGTTCCGATGAAATACCTGATCGGCGGCTGA
- a CDS encoding thiamine pyrophosphate-binding protein yields MKDIVANQLIKYLENRGIKHIFGLCGHTNIAFLAALSKSEKIRFINVRHEQIASHAADGYARVTKKASVVLSHLGPGLTNAATGVANAALDSIPMVVIAGDVPSHYYGKHPHQEVNLHADGDQWEIYRPFVKRAWRVDNAELLPEIMEKAFALAESGRPGPVLVDVPMDMFSKEIDSAIFEKLNQNAKTMYKPSIDDELAEKIVKTLAEAKNPVIHVGGGVILADATKELQEFVVHMGIPVSHSLMGKGTLPDDHPLVLGMTGFWGTQFINDKCKAADYILGLGTSFKEADCSSWYPEYTFNFPPTKLIHIDIDPSELGRNYPVEIGAVADLKNALRVLNRVAKRLYPQARQNQALKDEIAANRKAFKASNKEVEESNQFPMSPQRILADLRDVLPRNAIITTDVGWNKNGVGQQFPIYEPGSILTPGGFATMGFGSPAALGAKVAAPDRVVVSLIGDGGFGQNPAVLATAAIENIPAIFVIMNNHAFGTIAGLEKAHFDTTFGTIFEKDGKTYSPDFAAIARAYGVEGITINKAEEFKPAMEKAIAMNKPVVIDAWMVNNPVPTAGHWNIMDIYSPGKKVHHVSTN; encoded by the coding sequence ATGAAAGATATAGTAGCCAATCAACTGATTAAGTACCTGGAAAACAGGGGTATCAAACATATCTTTGGCTTGTGCGGACACACCAACATTGCTTTTCTAGCTGCACTATCCAAAAGTGAAAAAATCAGATTCATTAATGTCAGGCATGAACAAATTGCCTCACATGCCGCAGACGGCTATGCCCGTGTCACCAAAAAGGCCTCAGTCGTACTGAGCCATTTAGGACCAGGACTGACCAATGCGGCCACTGGGGTAGCTAACGCAGCTCTTGACTCCATTCCGATGGTAGTTATCGCCGGTGATGTGCCGAGCCACTACTACGGCAAACACCCTCATCAGGAAGTTAATCTCCATGCAGATGGCGACCAGTGGGAAATCTACCGTCCCTTTGTAAAACGTGCCTGGCGGGTAGACAATGCAGAACTGCTGCCAGAAATCATGGAAAAGGCCTTCGCCCTGGCGGAATCAGGCCGGCCGGGACCTGTGCTTGTCGATGTGCCAATGGATATGTTCTCAAAAGAAATCGATTCCGCCATATTTGAAAAACTGAATCAGAATGCCAAAACTATGTATAAACCATCGATTGATGATGAATTAGCCGAAAAAATTGTGAAAACCTTAGCAGAAGCCAAAAATCCGGTCATTCATGTTGGCGGCGGCGTGATACTAGCCGATGCAACCAAAGAATTGCAGGAATTTGTTGTCCATATGGGTATACCTGTCAGCCATTCCCTGATGGGTAAGGGCACATTGCCGGATGATCATCCGCTGGTGCTTGGCATGACCGGCTTCTGGGGTACCCAATTTATCAATGATAAATGCAAAGCAGCCGATTATATTTTAGGACTTGGCACCAGCTTCAAAGAGGCCGACTGCAGTTCCTGGTATCCTGAATATACTTTCAATTTCCCGCCAACCAAATTAATTCATATTGATATCGATCCGAGTGAACTGGGGCGTAACTATCCGGTAGAAATCGGAGCAGTGGCAGACCTTAAGAATGCCTTAAGGGTATTAAACCGTGTTGCTAAGCGATTGTATCCCCAGGCTAGACAGAACCAGGCCTTAAAAGATGAGATCGCCGCCAATAGAAAGGCCTTCAAGGCCAGCAATAAAGAAGTGGAAGAAAGCAATCAATTTCCCATGAGCCCGCAGCGCATCTTGGCTGATTTGCGTGACGTATTACCGCGCAATGCCATCATCACCACCGACGTGGGCTGGAACAAAAACGGTGTAGGCCAGCAGTTCCCGATTTACGAACCGGGCTCCATTTTGACGCCGGGCGGATTTGCCACTATGGGCTTTGGTTCACCGGCAGCCTTAGGGGCAAAAGTTGCTGCGCCTGACAGAGTAGTAGTATCCCTCATCGGTGACGGCGGATTCGGTCAAAACCCTGCCGTATTAGCAACCGCCGCTATAGAAAATATTCCGGCAATCTTTGTCATCATGAACAACCATGCTTTTGGTACCATTGCTGGTTTGGAAAAAGCGCATTTTGATACCACCTTTGGTACCATATTTGAAAAGGACGGCAAAACCTATTCGCCTGACTTTGCAGCCATTGCCAGAGCTTACGGCGTAGAAGGCATCACCATCAACAAGGCGGAAGAATTCAAACCGGCCATGGAAAAGGCTATCGCTATGAACAAACCTGTCGTGATCGATGCCTGGATGGTTAATAATCCTGTACCTACAGCGGGGCACTGGAACATCATGGACATTTACTCTCCTGGAAAAAAGGTACATCATGTAAGTACTAACTGA
- a CDS encoding MetQ/NlpA family ABC transporter substrate-binding protein encodes MLKKFTKVLSLFIILGLVFTLVGCFGTKQTSQSNPPSAPTNSKSIKLGTLITLQPFMVVLKDELAKKGYNVELVLFDANNMPATATKDGNLDGFVHNHLPWIKAFNQQNNSKLEMIQPYLFYYRTAMYSSKYKSIEEFPKGVQIAIPNDPSNIETSLLMLQQLNLITLGEKKEKFYTILDIKDNPKQIKFLETEISTTARSIKDAGAVICPAIRIKQAGIDPNSFLAEDKTTVNFPVGLTIDAKNAQAPWVKDAMDILKSDSMKAKFNELYNGALVLFK; translated from the coding sequence TTGTTGAAAAAGTTTACTAAGGTATTATCATTGTTTATAATTCTTGGTTTGGTCTTCACGCTTGTTGGTTGTTTTGGAACGAAGCAAACGAGCCAATCCAATCCGCCGTCTGCGCCAACCAATTCAAAATCCATTAAGTTGGGTACCCTGATTACCTTACAGCCTTTTATGGTTGTTCTGAAGGATGAGCTTGCTAAAAAGGGGTACAATGTGGAACTCGTTCTGTTTGATGCCAACAATATGCCGGCTACTGCAACAAAAGACGGGAATCTCGATGGTTTCGTCCATAATCATCTTCCTTGGATTAAAGCCTTTAACCAACAAAATAATTCAAAACTTGAAATGATCCAGCCTTACCTGTTCTATTATCGCACCGCGATGTATTCTTCAAAGTATAAAAGTATCGAGGAGTTTCCAAAAGGTGTTCAAATCGCCATCCCAAACGATCCCAGCAATATTGAAACCAGCTTGTTGATGCTTCAGCAACTGAATTTGATTACCTTAGGGGAGAAAAAAGAAAAGTTTTACACGATTCTCGATATTAAGGATAATCCGAAGCAAATCAAATTCCTAGAGACTGAGATTTCAACAACGGCAAGAAGCATCAAGGATGCAGGAGCAGTGATTTGTCCTGCAATCCGCATCAAGCAAGCAGGAATTGACCCGAATTCTTTCCTTGCCGAAGATAAAACGACGGTAAACTTCCCGGTAGGATTAACAATTGATGCGAAAAATGCCCAAGCACCCTGGGTCAAGGATGCCATGGACATCCTGAAATCCGACAGTATGAAAGCAAAATTTAACGAGCTTTACAATGGAGCTCTGGTTCTGTTCAAATAA
- a CDS encoding methionine ABC transporter ATP-binding protein — MISITHLKKSFAKQIVLNDINLQIGKGKIYGLVGRSGAGKSTLLRCINGLESYDEGSLTVDGIEVSSLSAKAAREFKRDIGMIFQQFSLLSRMNVYENIALPMKCWKYNKAHIDRKVKELVELVGIPDKINAFPAELSGGQKQRVAIARALSMNPRILLCDEATSALDPQTANSIIALLDAINKQLGITIVVVTHQMSVLRRSCEEISILENGEIAESGSVEEIFLRQPKALINLIGRKDQILPHKGVNIKITLSQEVAQKPLITEMARNLQTDFLIMGWEMERFRDGMLGSITINVTDADCTRVTEFLNAHQVPWKLLLPLEYADQALPEEED, encoded by the coding sequence TTGATCTCGATTACGCACTTGAAAAAAAGCTTTGCTAAACAGATTGTGCTTAATGATATTAATCTTCAGATTGGCAAAGGAAAAATCTACGGATTGGTCGGGCGCAGCGGAGCGGGGAAATCTACACTGCTCCGTTGTATCAACGGCTTGGAAAGCTATGACGAAGGATCGCTGACAGTCGATGGAATTGAAGTCAGCTCGTTATCGGCAAAGGCAGCGCGAGAATTCAAAAGGGATATCGGTATGATCTTTCAACAGTTCTCTCTTCTAAGCCGCATGAATGTGTACGAGAATATCGCTTTACCCATGAAATGCTGGAAATACAATAAGGCTCACATTGATAGAAAAGTCAAAGAGCTTGTGGAATTAGTGGGTATTCCAGATAAAATCAACGCCTTTCCTGCAGAACTGTCCGGGGGACAGAAGCAGCGGGTTGCCATTGCACGTGCCCTTTCAATGAATCCGAGAATATTGCTGTGCGATGAAGCCACCTCCGCACTGGATCCGCAAACAGCCAACTCCATTATTGCGCTGCTTGATGCAATTAATAAACAGTTGGGAATTACTATTGTCGTTGTTACTCATCAAATGTCTGTACTCAGGCGTTCTTGTGAAGAAATTTCGATCCTGGAAAACGGCGAAATTGCCGAAAGCGGAAGCGTGGAAGAAATTTTTTTGCGACAGCCTAAGGCACTGATCAATCTGATCGGTAGGAAAGATCAGATATTACCTCATAAAGGGGTAAATATAAAAATTACCCTATCTCAGGAGGTCGCCCAGAAACCCCTTATTACAGAGATGGCCCGGAATTTGCAAACCGACTTTCTGATCATGGGATGGGAAATGGAGCGTTTTCGTGACGGTATGCTTGGTTCGATAACCATCAATGTAACGGATGCAGACTGCACAAGGGTCACCGAGTTTTTGAACGCCCATCAGGTACCCTGGAAATTATTATTACCCCTTGAATATGCAGATCAAGCCTTGCCTGAGGAGGAAGATTGA
- a CDS encoding methionine ABC transporter permease has protein sequence MFDSAFWTNLWRYFDGIIGPSIFSTLRMLIATMILAFVFGFILAVALYLTHRDGLKPNKTIYRVLDFFVNAIRSFPIIILIVAISPITRAVVGTTIGEQAAILPLTLAATPFLARILENAFLQVDRQLIEAARSFGASDSQIIFRVIVKEAVPSIVSGTTLATVTYLSATTMAGAVGAGGLGAVALNYGYQSFNDMVLYTAVIILLILVYIIQITGDYLYRRI, from the coding sequence ATGTTCGATAGTGCATTTTGGACAAATCTTTGGCGCTATTTTGATGGAATCATTGGTCCTTCCATATTTTCAACGCTGCGCATGCTCATAGCTACGATGATCCTAGCCTTCGTTTTTGGGTTTATATTGGCTGTTGCGCTATACCTCACTCATCGGGATGGACTGAAACCGAACAAAACAATCTATCGTGTTCTCGATTTTTTCGTCAATGCCATTCGTTCTTTTCCTATCATTATCCTCATTGTCGCCATATCCCCAATTACCCGCGCAGTTGTCGGGACAACGATTGGCGAACAGGCGGCTATTCTGCCATTAACCCTCGCCGCGACTCCGTTTTTGGCGCGGATATTGGAAAATGCCTTCCTACAAGTGGACCGGCAACTGATTGAGGCGGCCCGTTCCTTCGGTGCTTCAGATAGCCAAATCATTTTCAGAGTTATTGTGAAGGAAGCGGTTCCTTCAATCGTTTCTGGTACTACACTCGCAACGGTTACTTATCTTTCAGCGACAACAATGGCCGGGGCAGTCGGAGCCGGTGGTTTAGGCGCCGTAGCGCTGAATTACGGTTATCAAAGCTTTAATGATATGGTGCTCTATACAGCGGTCATCATCCTTTTAATTTTAGTCTATATCATTCAGATTACCGGCGACTATTTGTACAGAAGAATATGA